A section of the Fusarium falciforme chromosome 8, complete sequence genome encodes:
- a CDS encoding Zn(2)-C6 fungal-type domain-containing protein, with the protein MRMGISLTIIHHSSLHPSVIGAYPQQSASSMRSTARRRRGACQACRDKKVRCDGKKPSCSECEKNGLECIPAPRTKKLGRPPGTRVMNRVPPTPSTASSSPSITTSIAETGELSTTGLLDTSEDFSGDHLDAPSGPFRRHSDTPSLNSSAESLCQTESTQLDAFYDVDFSTSWDLVTHDLDSLLLPSTNLDIPISDQVDKYAKSKAIPSNSYQQLSSVLLQTECRGRTDLISMFLLNIDKSRTIESPKSQEVEMMLRKLISSTRALFYSAPLQLDLQQTWNEQRLEGTQLRAYLSDFYNGSFDGPQLFIDRDFAEHVTDQVFIQHHSGLAYSALANAILTVCVFRRSQGIEDSTREETASAFFLQAMRAHDTFHAYDSSQDTLLHLQASAILLYCSQILCPSNFDRLLASAVQLSLRMRLDSKHAIQQTYSSSQEQRRAQQTFWFLYTLEKPYSMRTGISSMINDTCIDYSPQRVEVSTSSADRNDILDQDIIPLYEYATLCSNVIPQLYTGNGIRDAQKMESTISSLHTRFVAWRDSSLRALRYQSAHRFSPGSRSASHLEDSINIRYYELVLVLQGRWHCPGWRTFQGESSSLGVIQETVSDAVRSMSRLCSRDMFYEESTRSILFYLAVVVAGISFCDIYNKRGSEEDLARLGILLGYFGRSLNKSRGIFHQVLALVTVASEVLEQSPS; encoded by the exons ATGCGGATGGGAATCTCTTTGACTATCATTCATCATTCATCTCTTCACCCATCTGTCATAGGTGCTTATCCGCAACAATCAGCCTCGTCCATGCGGTCCACTGCTCGACGTCGAAGAGGTGCATGCCAGGCTTGTAGAGACAAGAAAGTCCGGT GCGATGGGAAAAAGCCCTCATGCTCCGAGTGTGAA AAGAACGGTCTCGAATGCATTCCTGCTCCAAGAACTAAAAAGTTGGGGCGGCCACCGGGCACCCGGGTCATGAACCGTGTTCCGCCAACTCCATCTACGGCTTCATCAAGTCCCAGCATCACCACTAGCATCGCAG AAACGGGTGAACTCTCCACAACAGGCCTTCTTGATACGTCGGAAGATTTCTCTGGCGATCATCTTGATGCCCCCTCAGGACCATTCCGCCGTCACTCAGATACACCCAGCCTCAATTCGTCAGCAGAGTCACTTTGCCAAACTGAAAGCACCCAGCTAGATGCATTTTATGATGTGGACTTTTCTACCAGCTGGGACCTTGTCACCCATGACTTGGATTCTTTACTGCTTCCATCAACAAATCTGGACATCCCGATATCAGACCAAGTAGACAAATACGCCAAGTCGAAAGCTATACCTTCGAATAGCTATCAACAACTCAGCAGTGTACTACTGCAGACGGAGTGCCGTGGCAGAACCGATCTGATATCCATGTTTCTACTCAATATTGACAAGTCAAGGACGATTGAGAGCCCGAAATCTCAGGAGGTAGAGATGATGCTACGGAAGCTGATATCGAGCACACGGGCTCTCTTCTACAGTGCCCCTCTCCAACTCGACTTGCAGCAAACTTGGAATGAGCAACGTCTGGAAGGAACTCAATTACGGGCCTACTTGAGTG ATTTCTACAACGGGTCCTTCGACGG GCCACAGTTGTTTATAGACCGAGATTTCGCGGAGCATGTTACCGACCAAGTGTTCATTCAACATCACAGCGGCTTGGCGTACTCAGCTCTGGCAAATGCTATTCTCACAGTCTGCGTCTTCCGACGATCACAGGGAATAGAAGATAGCACACGAGAGGAGACTGCTTCAGCATTCTTTCTCCAGGCTATGCGCGCACATGACACCTTTCATGCGTATGACAGCAGCCAAGATACGCTTCTACACCTTCAG GCGTCTGCCATCTTG CTATACTGCAGTCAGATACTATGCCCTTCAAATTTTGACCGTCTCCTCGCCAGCGCCGTGCAACTGTCACTTCGAATGCGACTAGACAGCAAGCATGCTATCCAGCAGACGTACTCGTCTTCTCAAGAACAAAGACGCGCGCAGCAAACATTTTGGTTTCTCTACACGCTGGAGAAGCCCTATTCGATGCGCACTGGAATCTCCTCT ATGATAAACGACACATGCATTGACTATTCTCCCCAAAGGGTTGAGGTGTCAACCAGCAGCGCCGACAGAAATGATATTCTGGACCAAGACATTATCCCGCTCTACGAGTATGCTACCTTGTGTTCTAATGTGATACCACAGCTATATACCGGGAACGGAATTCGAGATGCCCAGAAGATGGAGTCAACGATCTCTAGTCTACACACACGCTTCGTTGCATGGAGGGACAGCTCGCTACGAGCACTCCGTTACCAATCTGCTCACAGGTTCAGTCCTGGCTCTCGGTCCGCATCGCATCTGGAAGATTCAATCAACATCCGTTATTATGAACTGGTCCTGGTGCTTCAAGGCCGGTGGCACTGTCCTGGTTGGCGGACCTTCCAAGGCGAATCTTCTTCCCTTGGAGTGATTCAGGAAACTGTCTCCGATGCTGTGCGAAGCATGAGCCGTCTATGTTCGAGAGACATGTTCTACGAAGAGTCTACTAGGAG CATCCTCTTCTATCTAGCTGTGGTCGTGGCTGGCATCTCGTTCTGCGATATTTACAACAAACGGGGCTCAGAAGAGGATCTTGCCCGTCTTGGAATACTTTTAGGGTACTTTGGTCGCTCACTGAATAAGAGCCGAGGAATTTTTCATCAAGTGTTGGCGCTTGTGACCGTGGCCAgcgaggttcttgagcaATCTCCGAGCTAA